From Solanum lycopersicum chromosome 4, SLM_r2.1:
CCAACGCATGGAGGTATCAAGGCTGCAACGGAAACCTGCACTGCAGTTGTCGCGTGACTCTGCAGTGCACAAGACGACGCGAAAAGCGTCCTCCTTCGTCCTTGTTAGCTGAGATCGAGCCACGTAGCTTCCAAGGACATTTCCTTTCATCCCAACCATCCGTTCTGCCCTTCTTCTTTCGGAAAAAGGTTGGAAATTTCAGAAAAGCTGGCTTGACCAAAAGAGGAAgcgatttaaattttgaattcggTTAGAGGCCGAAATTGGAAAAATCCCGCCCTCCTAACTAAACCCTATTTTTCTCCTTCTATTTAAACCCCTTTTCTCCTCCAGAAAAGGGGTTGGAATTTTTGGTCGAAAAGAAATTGTTGTTCTATCTGTTCTGGGTTTAGAAAAGGTTGGAATCTTTGTTGAAAGTTTAGGAAGAAATTTCAGAGGTTGGGAGGGTTTTTTTTTACAGAGTTGTCGTGGTCTAGCTTTGACAACAGGATTTCTAGAAAAGGAATCTTAGAGAGATTTTTGTTCGGAGGTCTCTCGATCGTCTCTGGTTTTCTGTTCGAGAAAAACGGAGTGAGATCGTTGCTTTTTTCATTTGGTCGTCATAAGAATCGAAGAGCGTATAGAGGGTgagaaaggaagaagaaagtgaCAGAAGTTGTGTTCTTTGGCTCGAATTTTCTCGTCCGTTGCTCTCGAACAGTAGCGTTCCGGTTTTGAAGTCGCCCGCTGCTCGTCGTCGTTCCAGTTGCTGTCGCCGAAGAGGTAAATTCTTCCATTTTTCAGATGTCTTCCTCATTTGTGTACGTGTATTGACTAATAAGGAGAGTTTCGTTGTCGTTGTTTGTGGGAGTGCTGGTCTCGTTTTTCTGCCTAATCTCTAATGTGGAAAAGTTTGATTTTCTTTGTCGTTTTGGATTCATGGTTTGTCTGTTAAGATTTCAAATATGTCCTCTCTCTGTTTGAATTTAGACAATTGTTTCAGACTGATTTGATGAAGGAGAAATGTGTAAGTTCTTATTTGTCCATTCTCTGTATTGTATAGCACTTCTCTCGCTTATTTTCTCCAATATGATAAGTGGGTTGACTTGTTTGTTCAAACTCTTGTATAGAGCCATATTATCTTCTGTATGTTGAAGCTTTGATGGCCTTTGCTGTTCTTGTAGCTATTTCTTTAAGGAAAACCAACTAGTCTTATCTGATGTCTTGTTTGGCCTCCTTTGAGTTTTCTTTTGTGTTTATCGCTTTTGAATTATAGGTGAGTTTGGATTGTTTTTGGTTCAGGTTAGAACCTCATGTCTATTTAGTTCTGATCTAAACGTTGGAGATAGAACTTGAGATTAGTGAAGGAATGTCTTTGTTAAAGTTCAGTTTCTTATTGTGTTGATAGCCAAACTTTTGCACCTATTTAAGGTCAAAATAGCGTAGCTGTCGATTTGGTAATTTTGAGCTACAGTTTATTTATTTCAGCATGATACAAAATCCTGGAATGTCAATTTGTTCCTGTTATTTTCCTTGGGATGTTTCATTATTAATGTTGGCAGTCGACAGGGTCTTTGCATATTGGAAGTTGATGAGTTTCAGAGTTAGTTTGTTTGCTAATCTTGGTTGTTTTTTGGTTGGTTTTCATTTGGTTTActataaagtaattttttttttgttatcttaCTTATTAGGTTTCATTCGAAATACGTTTGATTTACTTTGTTGTTTCATATGCTAATTTACGTCTACTTTGTTGCATGGAAAATTTCCTTTCGAGTCCATTGGGACTTCATCTTACCCTTGCATTGCGGAAGAGCCAATAAGGCTCAAAATTCTTCTATTTCAAGTCAACCCATATAGGCGAAACATATCAGATTCGAACGCCCTGAAGATTGAAGAACTTGAAGAAATGAATTGGAAgattctttgattttctttattttgtgttgttatttgtaatgggcataagccctttttctttcttcttttttttttatttcctcgTAATGATATTTGTATGTctagattaggacaggtacaaaaATGGGTGAAACACCCAAAAGCAGCTGGGTCCAAGATTTGGTCAAGGCGAAAAGAATTCGAATCTGGAcccaaaatctctctctctctctccctctctctttaTTATTTGCTCACGTTTTTTTACTCGAATGCCGCTAACTTAGGATTAGAAGACTCCGAACCCCACCGAGCGCCTTTTCTTTATCGAACTTAAAACGTAAAAATTTAATCTTAAAGCAATAGACGTTTCAAATTCACTAGTTCGTTtagagttaaaatttaaaaagttgaacTTTAACGGAATCTTAAAACAACAAATGTTGCAAATTTGTAAATTTGTCTAAGTAAAACTCTAATAAaagttcaacttcaaaatcgcaaataataaaatagtcaaGTAGTTAATCGCCGGAAAGCCGTAGTTAGCGGAGCGTCTTAGGTGCTTTTTTcgacaccttcctaagacgctaataggaatcccgaacccttaaaataatttttcaaaacgATTTTTCTGTTTTAgttgtttgaaaaaatattttttcttaatttttctttaaaattaagtggcgtttcctaaaaagttcaaaatatcTTTTCGAAATTacttttttcgataaaacatgAATGACGCTTTCACTAgttgaatttttcaaattctttgagGTTTCATCCCTGTACAATTTTTCTGTATCGAAACACTctgtaaattaataaatattaatttattggtTAAATAATACCtttataaaaatgatatatcATAGTTCCgcctatattaatttaaaaacgttttatatttttttgctttGTTTAATAGATACGTTAGGTGactcattttatttgtaaactAATATAAAGTGAATCATTAGATCATGTGGAAAATCTTCTGATCCATTTTTGAGatagtgtttttctttttgatgcCACAAATCCTAGGAAAATTTTGTGATCGCAAAAGCTGCCGACACGCAATATTTAAGGATGTTTTAAAACGTTGTCACAACcacatttaaaatgaattttttctttGGTTCAGTGGATCACTtgaaccatatatatatatatatatatatatatatatatatatatatatatgcacgaATGTTTAAAACATTGTGTCAGAACGACactttgaaaatgatttttaaacaGTTTCATTATTTTAGTGAATCACTTTATTTGTGTtggaatatatatgtatatgtatatatatatatatatatatatatatatatatatatatatatatatatatatatatatgtatatagaacAAGTTTGAGATATATGCTATagttttatcacaaaatttattatattaatgtgtgtgtatatatatatatatatatatatatatatagaacaaGTTTGAGATATATGCTATAGTTTTATCAcaaaattcattatattaatgttttttatTGTAGCAATAATGTAAGATGTGATTTTTCTTTACTTAGACAATATGcatataatacaattttatgACATCACTTTATCGtttaaatgttatttatttaattttaaatttattttttattgctattttaaatattttattcaatttttttaatcttttcaaCTCCAGACTCATCAAAGTTACCTTAGTGATTAGACCAAACATTTAAAATGAAACAAAGTACAATCTTGATACTTTATTTCAATGAAGAATTACTACATCACAATTtagtgaaaattaattaaaattgcaAGCAGTTCATGCAGTTCATTCTTAcacttctttaaaaaatatttagcaGAATAGTTTAATTATCGGTGCACATAAACTAagacaaaaaaaacatatatcaaatttaaaatgacttaaaaagaaatattttaaattaccataattaacaacttaaaatatttaaaaggtatatatatagaatatttaGTTAGGTATATATGATCATCCTCTCTTGATGATGGTGAGTATTTTGATATCATGAACGGCCTTTAATTCGTTCATTGTGTTTCGTCTTTTAACTGTGCTAAATTAAAGGGTTTTACTGGTTCACAAGTTCAATCATGTATTAATGGAGTATAGAGAGAtttataatcaattaatcattAAGAAGGTTTAAAGCTTCATAAAGGTCGAGTGAAAAAATGTGCAACTCCTTTATTTAAACCATCGTCGTCCATATTTCATTCACAGGGATCGTGGTCCTTCCTCTTAATTCaactattaattaatttttcaagatctgattttttggaaaatatgatACACTTGGGtatagatatttattttgtacGAAGAAATTCAGTGGCGGAGTCAGGTTTTTCAATGAGgggatttaaaatttgaaaaatagacACGCCATGTAGCCGAATGGGTTTCGACAtctaatatatatgattattttaaccatatataaattatttaattttccgCAGAAGAGGATTCGAATGAATCCCCTAATTGACAGGTGGCTTCGCCACTGGGAAGAACAAAAGGAGGGAAGGAGTGATAGTGTGGGTATCCATTTTGTCCTGTGAacaagatgatgatgataattgttgaatgccttgaatcggacccgttacaaACAGAAGGAAgagatatcaccagcagaaggagtcaagtataaagccagggttgttgccagaggtttcaaccaaagagaaggagtggactacaatgagatcttatcaccagtggtcagacatacttccatccgagtgttactagcgatagttacacatcagaatctggagcttgaacaacttgatgtgaagacagcgtttctacatggagagttggaggaagagatatacatgactcaaccggatggtttccaagttccaaggaaggaaaatcacgtctgcaagttgaagaagtccttatatggacttaagcagtctccaaggcaatggtacaaaaggtttgacagctatatagTGAAGttggctatactcggagctcatatgattgttgtgtctactacaataggctcaaggatgattcattcatctatatagtgctttatgtagatgatatgctgatagctgcaaagaagaagtatgacattcagaagctgaagggtttacttagtgctgagtttgagatgaaggatctgggagccgctcggaagattctagggatggagatcattagagacagagagagaaggaaacttttcttgtcacagagaagctacattcagaaggtcttggcaaggtttggcatgtcttcatctaagcctattgatacccccagtgctgccaatatccatctcactgccatgttcgctccacagtcagaagaagagaaggagtatatgtcacgagttccttatgccagtgccgtaggaagtttgatctatgttatggtctgtacaaggccagatttagcacatgcagtcagtgtagtgagcagattcatgggaaaactagggagagaacattggcaggctgtgaagagaattttccggtaccttagaggtacatctgacgttggtctcatttatggaggtgatactcagtgcttggttactggctattctgattctgactatgctggagatgttgacacaagaagatgaatgactggctatgtgtttacccttggaggatctgtcgtcagttggaaggcaactttgcaacctacagtgactttgtctactacggaaacggagtacatggccttgacagaggctgcaaaagaagggatttggctgaaagggctggttagtgatcttggtctgcatcatgatcaggctacggtgtattgtgacagtttgagcgcaatttgtctagccaaggatcaagtccatcatgagagaaccaagcatattgacgtaaggtatcattttctgagaagtgagaagagaatcaaggtgaagaaagtaggaactgctgataatcctgctgatatgttcacaaagccggttccacagagcaagtttcaacactgtttggacttgctcaacatcagaagctatTAATTGCCCTGCGAggcaactctgaggaagagggggaggcctggcactatcatagtgcgtctgaagaatctgttcggagaattcaagtcaaggtggagatttgttgaatgccttgaatcggacccgttacaaacagaataaaactgctccctctctttccgtggacgtagccaatttattggtgaaccacgtaaatctgttgtcttgtttttcgcgtttatatattttctcgtattatctcaaattccgcacaacaataATGACTgccaaattttaagaaaatggaGGAGGCAATGTAATGGTGTTCTCCAGATGAAATCGATATTGGTAAGGGAGAGGGAGAAATGGctgaagaaaagagagaagagaagggTAGATGATGGTGAGGGGAGGCAACGGCAATGGCGGGATGGTGGTGGTGTTGGTAGAGTactataatgaaaaaaaaggattaaaaaagGAGCTATTATATCCCTCCACGTGATCACTATatgtgtattaattttttttttgttatttcagtAAAAAGTGTCTAATCGATActcattttaaataataaaagtatttgataaatacaaattttaattgagATGTTCAAGTAAAATATGCAAataattttaagggattttatACGATTTAATCCTATATCtatatattgaattggatgGGATTGAAAGATTCTATTAGGCATTAGCCCACTTATGCTTCTTCAAAgctagatttttaaaatttgacatGTTGTAAATGTGAATCATTTCAAAGTGGATATCAAAAGATTGAAAAGTATTGAGAGGAGACTCATATCTAAATTTAGGAATTATTTAGAAAAGATTTGAAttggttgaaattgaaaaagaattgatctgcaatttaaattttattgcatAAATTTGTTGAATGGTATGATTCACACGTttgtataatttgaattttgtataatataatttgtataatttagaattcgtataatataattatataagttagttattttgagtttatataAATATCCTcgtaaattatacaaatttgtgAATTGTACAAATCCTCAAATTATACAAACGAGACAACCTATATTTTAGCTACACCCCGTACAtatgcaaactatagttatggagcataattatatttattgtagTGGTTATTCACAAAAGTTCCtctattttctaaaaattacaaaaagttTCTATTTTCATTACTCTCTTTTGTACTTTTGGATACATCACTTTCATGTGATGTACTAGAACAAGTATATTTtgtatcaacaaaaataatgtattaaaatattaagtGATATATCCAATATTCTTAATTTTAAGTgacttttataatttgaaaaaaaacaaagatatGATATAATTAGCTCTCTTAAcacttttgaaattcatgtaagttttacttattttattcttcCATAGATAACCACGTGGCCATAAgaattttctgatttttgattgatttttggGAAATTCAGTACTCCATATACAAGTAATAAGATGTACAATAGCTTTTAAGTTGGATATTACTAATTGACTAAATTGTCTTTGATCGTATTAATTATGGGTCTTCTATGCAGTAACAAATAATGGAAAATACATACGGACCCCTCAATCTATTttcgaaattttagagacacattTTTATTATACTAAGATTTTGTTATCTCCTGaagttattttataaataattttctatcctttttcGATTTACGTGgtactagtttgaaaaaaaattcaacacgCATTGGATCCAGAAGATAGtttcacgtaggccgaaaaaaaatataaaatcatttataaaataagttcatggagtaatagaaccttagtatcagttcttacattaaaactaaaataatagagagtatttttttgtcttaatttatgtgacatttttGATAGCcgactttaaaaaaaatgacatactTTCTCAATTGACAAAATTTGATGATACTATCTTACCTATGTTGAGTTTCACTTAGTTACCAACAAGGATTATGATAGAGTAGTAAGTACACTTTCGTCCTTAATTAAGAGAGGTCGGGTTCGAGCGCCCATGGGTACAATCGCCTTTGTTGGAGAATAATTTATCTATCAATGTGGAACTTTTCGATGCGATTCTTAATTTAATTGGGCTCCAACGTGTGGGTGTAGAGGACACCAagaggaaacaaaaaaaaaaagagtttcacTTAGTTTGCAAAAAGTAGTACTCTTTTCTAAagataattttagaatattgtaagattttattatatttttataaattttatgttaagtcaaactatattatataaaattaaaacagaAGGAAGGAGTAATGCCTAGCAATTTGCATGTTAATGCACCGCCTATATATAGTGGAAAACATGGTATTTAGCAATCACAAGCAAAAATGAAGATAATTTCCATTAACATTCTATCCATTTTCCTAAAATCTAATAACACTAATACACTATGGACAATCTTCATTTGTATCATCTTTATTTGTCTTATTCTCAAAAAATGGAATAGTAGtgtaagaaataataaaattccaTTCCCTCCAAGCCCAAAATCATGGCCTATAATTGGAAACCTTCCTCAACTTCTCCTAAAAAGTAAGCCAGAATTAATTCATTGgatacataaaataatgaaGGAAATGGACACCGAAATCGCTTGCATTCGTTTTGGTAATTTTAATGTCATTCCTGTAACTTCTCCTGAGCTTGCATGCGAGTTCTTAAAAACTCAGGATTCTGTTTTCTCATCAAGGCCTCTTTGCATGTCCGCAAGCCTCGTTAACAATGGCTTCTTAACCTCTATTTTTCTCCCTAGTGGTGATCAATGGATGAAAATGAGAAGAATTCTTGCTTCTCATGTGTTATCACCAACATCACTTCAATGGCTTCGTCATAAGAGGGACGAAGAAGCTGATCACCTTAATCGATTCATTTACAACCAACCTGTTCTTAACGTGAGGAAACTCACAAGATATTATTGTGGAAATGTAGTTAAGAATATGATTTTCAGCAAGAGATCATTATTTGGAATTatagaaaaagaagaggagCAAATTGATGCAGTTTTTACACTTATTGAATATGTTTATTCTTTTGGTGTATCAGATTACTTACCATGCTTAAGTGTGTTTGATTTGGGTGGTGACAAGGCAATTATCATGAAAGCCTACGACATAGCAACTAAACAAATTGATATTGAAGTTGATCACAGGATTCAAATATGGAAAGATGGCAACAAAACTTTGAAAGAAGACATCCTTGATGTTCTTATCATGCTCAAAGATATCAATGGAAATCCATTGATGAATGTGAAAGAGATTAAGGCACAAGTGCTTGTAAGTATACATTCAATTATACTTAAACCATGTGAATTAAGTTGCCTAG
This genomic window contains:
- the LOC101257953 gene encoding isoleucine N-monooxygenase 1-like, producing the protein MDTEIACIRFGNFNVIPVTSPELACEFLKTQDSVFSSRPLCMSASLVNNGFLTSIFLPSGDQWMKMRRILASHVLSPTSLQWLRHKRDEEADHLNRFIYNQPVLNVRKLTRYYCGNVVKNMIFSKRSLFGIIEKEEEQIDAVFTLIEYVYSFGVSDYLPCLSVFDLGGDKAIIMKAYDIATKQIDIEVDHRIQIWKDGNKTLKEDILDVLIMLKDINGNPLMNVKEIKAQVLELFLAIVDNPSNAVEWTLAELLNQPKLMQKAIEELNIIVGINRLVQESDLPRLNYVKACIKETFRLHPIVAFNVPHVSVSDTIISEKYFIAKGSVVILSRLGLGRNPRVWKDPLKFNPERHLKMKDGSEVVLTDSKLRLLSFSLGRRGCPGVKLGSTITTMLLARLLQGFTWTLPPNSPCNDLIKSSQTNNYCTLPFVAHAKERLAKDMYV